The following is a genomic window from Deltaproteobacteria bacterium.
TAGAGTCTAAAGCGGTCCGAACCTCATTTGATATATTTGGCTCAGGTGCAGCTGCACTTAACGCCAAGATCATTATCCACATCATTGCATTCAACCTAGCCTGCTAATCGGGGGTATCTCCAGAAATTTCGACGTACAAAAAGGTCAGGTATTCTTTTAGGCCTCGGTATAGAATCTTGTTTCATAACGTTTGGGCGCTTAGGCAAGAGGAGATCACCTAAAATGGTCATTGGTATTTTGGAAGTCACATTGGCGATTCCTGCCGCTACCTTGAAAGAAAAGCGCAGTGTAATCAAACGCGTCGTCAACCGAAGCCGAAATAAATTCAATGTCTCAGCCGCAGAGATTGAAGCTCAAGACCATCCAAGCAGCGCTGTGATTGGATTCACAACAGTTGGGAATGATGCGCGGTATCTAAGAAGTACGCTGGATAAGTTACTTAACTTTATAGAGGCATTGTACTTAGCTGAAATTGTAGACCATCAACTTACGACCGAGCATTATTAAAGCTTTCTATGAGATGCATCGTAAG
Proteins encoded in this region:
- a CDS encoding DUF503 domain-containing protein, which encodes MVIGILEVTLAIPAATLKEKRSVIKRVVNRSRNKFNVSAAEIEAQDHPSSAVIGFTTVGNDARYLRSTLDKLLNFIEALYLAEIVDHQLTTEHY